Genomic window (Culex pipiens pallens isolate TS chromosome 3, TS_CPP_V2, whole genome shotgun sequence):
CGCACTATTAAAAtatttggacgcaaatgaagggtggtgaagttttaaaaatatagcctAACATTTGTAAATGTCgtactaaaactaaaaattctgTTTTGAAGATCTCGTGATCAGAGagccaatttttgaaaatattgtaatcGGATGCTTCGGGAAATTGTCCATAACATatacaaaaaatgtaaagtttcATGAACGGAATTatgagaaatgttttttttttgaaaataaagtctGGGTTTCTGACGCGCGAAGCGAGAAAttgtgaaacttagaaaaattaattcttttcaataaaactgcgataacatgaaaatttaagcgatgacttatacagtacttgttcggtatctgggctgagaacgtcaaggcccgttcttacactgaaaattgcgaattgcgaatccttaattttcatatttctttaattttgacttgaaattatataaaagtttgaaaaaagtattttttatttattgaacatgatttttgcatccattaaaccctcggtcatttcggtttgtttgggtttttgacgtttgtctgctttttaactgggctacggcccagttatcgagcgcccagttaaaaagcagccgaGTTAAACAACgcacagttaccgaacaactactgtactttTTTTGGGTACTAAAATTATCGTAATTGAATGCAACTTTGGTACCCAAAAAATTATAGGTCAgcgcttaaattttcaaattatcgcaattgagtagttctctagaatttcgcaaaaagaaactgattttcaaaattgtgtttttttatttgtgtgaaactgtttccatcgattccttatgttcaaaaaagccattttgcatcagtagtttcttcatacaagtctccatacaaatttgggaacTGTCAAAGAAAAGtggtatgaaaacataaaaaatatcttgagaagggattttctgattacTTCGGGAAAGtcatgatttattttaaataatgtttttgggcaagttttaaaaatgcacacacacaaaaatcaaataatcatttttagatgaaaaaatgaattccaaatcaaaaagttcttttgtgaaaacagcaaaaaatccgatagtacatgcaaaagcatgtgcatcaccttcgtcaaaaaagacacttaacacaaaaaaagttgcatcctacgggattcaaacccagcaccaatagtaaggactgccgccttagcccgctcggccatcagaccgataaaaAATGGGAAGGATAAATACATATATGAGCTagactgatgggctacatattttagggtgtaacattacatagaatttcataaaataatgcaaaatttattttacacccaggcctttacacgcagctggattaataCTATCTTTGCTGTGTAAAATTATCTTTTCTAGTTGGCCATTCAAATCATGAagcttgatacccataatgcctATGTTTGATTGGACAAGGTACGGGTTaatatcaaaataccaaaagtaCGTCGTTTATCGATCACCCAGTTTCTATGGATGACCCCcaaaaaagtttatattttcACCAAACATTCTCCAAGATGTGTACAACAATTGATTGAATGAGTTGTACGATATCttcaatccaaaaattattaaaaaaaatcaaacaaaaaaataaataacccaATGTGACAAAGTTagttttcagcaaagttgttcaaTCAGGATGCTAAAACATTTGCTACGCAATACAGGACATTCCAATTTAAAAAcgtgatatctcaagaaatattcaatttgccttgtggttttgattgaatttaatgtacataaaaaaaactctcagcaatcgaatgcaattgtcagttttcccgtaagtgctcgtccaaagggttaaaaaacACGGCAACACggtacgtaaattttgagtacgccattggattctacgtcaaaaaatcttcaaatttgcgTTACCCAAAAGATGACTGTTTGTTAatattaaggtttttttttttaaatctaaaaaaggGGTGCCATGGGCGCGGGGTGGGCCAAATggaaatgtcaccaaacttgtGATACTTTGTGTCTGAGgtaaaaacaacccccatgcaAAACATGAGCAAATTTGGTGAAGCTCGATGTcggacgcgtggtcacttgggaaggaatgacaATCTCTCATTCGAGCGGAGCTCGTTAGTTTGAACTCTACCGACATTTCTATCGCCTTACCCATGACTGCATTCGAATGATTGCTGCTACAATGCAGCACCGCACAAgcaagaaagagagaaaaaagaaaaaagagaaaGCGCGTGTGCCTTCGTGTCGCACGGCTCCATTGAGTCAATGATGAAAGCTGACTGACTAGCTCTTTCAAATTTCGGGCATTCACTGTGATTGACCGTTCCATCTTTTAACATtgcctgcaactttgccgaagacaccaaatcaatctgaAAAATGTTTGCTCAAATACAGATACAGAGTTTCGAACATTTACATAGTGTTTTTGTATAACCACCCTTTGAATTTGTATGGACGAATGAATGATAAACAATGGCTAATTTTGGCGCATTTAACGTTGGATTTAAGATTTAGtctttttaaagaatgaaactCGTCTAGAGTGATGGGTtgcataaataaaatttgttggcaTCGTTCACTGTGTCGGTCATGTTGGTTTAGCAATAATATTGAAATCTTGATAGTCACTAGTCGAATTGCTTTCATGCAAACATGAGAAGTACAGAAGTTATCTGAATGTCGTTATTTAGGTATTTTTAGTTCAATTTGCTTTTGCTAGGCGCGACAATCAACGAATTGGCGCAACTGTGCGTTGCATTGAAACAAACTGATAAGatttgaataacttttagtaGTCTACAGTGCTAGTGCCTTTATTCATAAAATGTCCTTATATAAAACTACCGGTATGATAGAAATCCCAAAATTGAATGATCAATCGTTTACTTTTTCACTTCAATAATcataaaatacacagaaaaaaaaatcttagtaatattacatctgggaaggggtacatcttttatgacagaaaaaaggtgtaattttacctctggaaatgtattttaccacttttctggtgtaatgtcactttttcagtctaaattgaggtaaaattacatcataaaagaggtaatattcaacctttcaaaattacagcttccaaatttacattatttattacTGTGTATGAAAGGTTGTGCAATTTCTGAAATTCTCAACTATTTATATTTTCCTTTCATTTCCAGACAAGATTCTTTCTTGTAATGATGCGCCTCAACCTAAAGTTTCTGCTGATATGCCTCTGCTTCGCCGTGTTCCTGATCACGTTCACGCTGTGGACCAACTGCGGCGGGGATCTGCCCTTTGCGCGGGGGCTCGTCCCCAAGTGGAGCAGCCACGCCCGTTACGAGAGTGGTgagtttttgttgtttgaattttgagCAGTTGTGGGATTACgtttgtgattttatttttcaggAGAGAATCCGCTGGAACTGACCGAGGAGATCGACTGCGTCATAAACCAGGAGTATACGATCGGATGTCGCAGGGAGGGCGACGAGGTTTATTTGCCATTTTCGTTCCTCAGCAAGTACTTTGAGGTTTACGGATCGTTGAACACGGTGGATGGGGCTAAGCGGTTCGACTGGGCGCACAGCTATGGGAAGGTTAATGCCCCGAAGGGCGGGTACGATCCGAAGGGGATCTTCATGTACTTTGAGAACTACAACGTGGAAATGCGCGATCGGGTCAAGTGTATTAGCGCGATCGAGGGGGTGCCGATTTCGACGCAGTGGGAAAGTCAGGGCTATTTTTACGCCACGCAGATTGCCCAGTTTGGGCTGTCGCATTACAGTAAGAATTTGACGGAGCCGGAACCGCGGCGGAAGATTGTCGAGGATGGCGACAAGGAGATGGCCGAGTGGCGAGTTCCGAAGAACAGCTCGTTGAGCAGGGCGTTTGTGCGGGAGAAGGAATCGACGGTGGTGCATTTTTCCACTGGGAAGCAGTTTGACAGTGCGATTACGCTGCCGATGGACCACGTGTTGGATCTGGTGCTGAGCGTAAACCTGCTGTTGAGGCCGAACTCGAGCTTCACCGTCACGTTGCAGAATCGGGAAACGCAAAAGTTGTACAACGTAATTTACATCCTGGCGGATCTCATGATGAGCGTTCAGGACGACAACATTTACTACGGCATTGGCCAGAACAGCACCTCGAACTGGCGGAGGTTAACGCGGGATTTGTTTGTAGATCTGCAGAAGGGTCTGCCGCAGTACATCAACACCGAGAAGCGACGCAAGATGCGGCGGACGGAGCTGAAAGTGGTGGAAATTTCCTTCCTCGGCAACGGCAGCTTCGACAACTTAACCCTCGCGACCAGCGAACACATTAGTCACTTTTACGACGCCGCCGAGTGGATGATCCGTCACCAGGACCAAAGCACCGGTGGTTGGCCAATCCCAGTACGAAGAAAGCTCGGTCCCGGCTTCGGCGAACTCTCCCGCGGCTGGTACTCTGCGATGTCCCAAGGGCACGCGATTTCCCTGCTCGCCCGGGCCTACTTCCACTCCCGGGGAGACAAACGGTACCTGAAGGCGGCCCTGGACGGGCTCAAACTGTTCCGGATACCGTCCTACCAGGGCGGCGTCCTGGCGACCTTCCTCGGCAAGTACGCCTGGTACGAGGAATATCCGACGACGCCGCCGTCGTTCGTGCTCAACGGGTTCATCTACTCGCTGCTGGGGCTGTACGATCTGAACTCGACGGCGCCGGCGAACCACTCGAACGAGGCGGCCGCCCTCTTTGAGCAGGGCATGCTGTCGCTCAAGAAGATGCTGCTACTGTTTGATACCGGGTCCGGGACGAGCTACGACCTGAGGCACTTTACGTTGGGTATGTTGGCTATGATTTCACTCATGAtagtcttgaatttaaaattctggTAATATTTTAATCGGAAAGATCAGAAATCCTTCCAAACCTCCCTCCCCTCAGTAAAATCCTTTTCTGATCATATCTTTCGTTTATAACACaaataacttttgttttttacttttctgaaaaaaaaacaaaattctaaaaatctaggaactcaaaaatgaaaagtaaatatcaaaaatgcaatttttcatttttcaaaaatgaatctaagaatttaagaatttaaggaatttaagaattttttaggaatttaagaattcaagaatttaagaatttaagaatttaagaatttaagaatttaagaatttaagaatttaagaatttaagaatttaagaatttaagaatttaagaatttaagaatttaagaatttaagaatttaagaatttaagaatttaagaatttaagaatttaagaatttaagaatttaagaatttaagaatttaagaatttaagaatttaagaatttaagaatttaagaatttaagaatttaagaatttaagaatttaagaatttaagaatttaagaatttaagaatttaagaatttaagaatttaagaatttaagaatttaagaatttaagaatttaagaatttaagaatttaagaatttaagaatttaagaatttaagaatttaagaatttaagaatttaagaatttaagaatttaagaatttaagaatttaagaatttaagaatttaagaatttaagaatttaagaatttaagaatttaagaatttaagaatttaagaatttaagaatttaagaatttaagaatttaagaatttaagaatttaagaatttaagaatttaagaatttaagaatttaagaatttaagaatttaagaatttaagaatttaagaatttaagaatttaagaatttaagaatttaagaatttaagaatttaagaatttaagaatttaagaatttaagaatttaagaatttaagaatttaagaatttaagaatataagaatttaagaatttaagaatttaagaatttaagaatttaagaatttaagaatttaagaatttaagaatttaagaatttaagaatttaagaatttaagaatttaagaatttaaaaatttatgaatttaagaatttaagaatttaagaatttaagaatttaagaatttaagaatttaagaatttaagaatttaagaatttaagaatttaagaatttaagaatttaagaatttaagaatttaagaatttaagaatttaagaatttaagaatttaagaatttaagaatttaagaatttaagaatttaagaatttaagaattcaagaatttaagaatttaagaatttaagaatttaagaatttaagaatttaagaatttaagaatttaagaatttaagaatttaagaatttaagaatttaagaatttaagaatttaagaatttaagaatttaagaatttaagaatttaagaatttaagaatttaagaatttaagaatttaagaatttaagaatttaagaatttaagaatttaagaatttaagaatttaagaatttaagaatttaagaatttaagaatttaagaatttaagaatttaagaatttaagaatttaagaatttaagaatttaagaatttaagaatttaagaatttaagaatttaagaatttaagaatttaagaatttaagaatttaagaatttaagaatttaagaatttaagaatttaagaatttaagaatttaagaatttaagaatttaagaatttaagaatttaagaatttaagaatttaagaatttaagaatttaagaatttaaaaatttatgaatttaagaatttaagaatttaagaatttaagaatttaagaatttaagaatttaagaatttaagaatttaagaatttaagaatttaagaatttaagaatttaagaatttaagaatttaagaattttagaatataagaatttaagaatttaagaatttaagaatttaagaatttaagaatttaagaatttaagaatttaagaatttaagaatttaagaatttaagaatttaagaatttaagaatttaagaatttaagaatttaagaatttaagaatttaagaatttaagaatttaagaatttaagaatttaagaatttaagaatttaagaatttaagaatttaagaatttaagaatttaagaatttaagaatttaagaatttaagaatttaagaatttaagaatttaagaatttaagaatttaagaatttaagaatttaagaatttaagaatttaagaatttaagaatttaagaatttaagaatttaagaatttaagaatttaagaatttaagaatttaagaatttaagaatttaagaatttaagaatttaagaatttaagaatttaagaatttaagaatttaagaatttaagaatttaagaatttaagaatttaagaatttaagaatttaagaatttaagaatttaagaatttaagaatttaagaatttaagaatttaagaatttaagaatttaagaatttaagaatttaagaatttaagaatttaagaatttaagaatttaagaatttaagaatttaagaatttaagaatttaagaatttaagaatttaagaatttaagaatttaagaatttaagaatttaagaatttaagaatttaagaatttaagaatttaagaatttaagaatttaagaatttaagaatttaagaatttaagaatttaagaatttaagaatttaagaatttaagaatttaagaatttaagaatttaagaatttaagaatttaagaatttaagaatttaagaatttaagaatttaagaatttaagaatttaagaatttaagaattaagaatttaagaatttaagaatttaagaatttaagaatttaagaatttaagaatttaagaatttaagaatttaagaatttaagaatttaagaatttaagaatttaagaatttaagaatttaagaatttaagaatttaagaatttaaga
Coding sequences:
- the LOC120415752 gene encoding D-glucuronyl C5-epimerase B; the encoded protein is MTTHSTASLLRNGLNGPAHHHKTRFFLVMMRLNLKFLLICLCFAVFLITFTLWTNCGGDLPFARGLVPKWSSHARYESGENPLELTEEIDCVINQEYTIGCRREGDEVYLPFSFLSKYFEVYGSLNTVDGAKRFDWAHSYGKVNAPKGGYDPKGIFMYFENYNVEMRDRVKCISAIEGVPISTQWESQGYFYATQIAQFGLSHYSKNLTEPEPRRKIVEDGDKEMAEWRVPKNSSLSRAFVREKESTVVHFSTGKQFDSAITLPMDHVLDLVLSVNLLLRPNSSFTVTLQNRETQKLYNVIYILADLMMSVQDDNIYYGIGQNSTSNWRRLTRDLFVDLQKGLPQYINTEKRRKMRRTELKVVEISFLGNGSFDNLTLATSEHISHFYDAAEWMIRHQDQSTGGWPIPVRRKLGPGFGELSRGWYSAMSQGHAISLLARAYFHSRGDKRYLKAALDGLKLFRIPSYQGGVLATFLGKYAWYEEYPTTPPSFVLNGFIYSLLGLYDLNSTAPANHSNEAAALFEQGMLSLKKMLLLFDTGSGTSYDLRHFTLGIAPNLARWDYHATHVNQLLLLATIDPDPIIAQTAERWKNYMLGKRAQHN